From a region of the Eulemur rufifrons isolate Redbay chromosome 7, OSU_ERuf_1, whole genome shotgun sequence genome:
- the B3GALT9 gene encoding beta-1,3-galactosyltransferase 9, which produces MQVTFCRLRTHQWCFILFNVILFHALLFGADFVEEYFLHSLPYIDMKVLEIKDKARKLNVEPLRSNLSKCYVLSQPEVCKGKNIFLLSLIFSSPGNGTRRDLIRKTWGNVTSVRGHPILTLFALGMPVLVPTQKEIDKESHKNNDIIEGIFLDSSENQTLKIIAMTQWAVTFCPNALFILKVDEEMFVNLPSLVDYLLNLKEHLEDIYVGRVIHQVIPNRDPRSQEFVPLSEYPEKYYPDYCSGEAFIISQDVARMMYVVFKEVPIMVPADVFVGICAKSIGLIPIHSSRFSGKRHIRYNRCCYKFIFTSSETTDAEMPLAWKEINDGKECTLFETYYGLISCKLLTYIDSFKRFDMDTIKNNAMYFAD; this is translated from the exons ATGCAG GTAACTTTCTGCAGACTTCGGACTCACCAGTGGTGTTTCATTCTATTTAATGTCATCCTATTTCATGCCTTGCTTTTTGGGGCTGACTTTGTGGAAGAATACTTTCTGCATTCTTTGCCGTATATAGATATGAAAGTTCTTGAAATTAAGGATAAGGCAAGAAAATTGAACGTGGAGCCCCTAAGAAGTAATCTCTCCAAATGTTATGTCCTAAGCCAGCCAGAGGTATGTAAAGGGAAGAACATTTTTTTGCTCTCTCTTATCTTCAGTAGCCCAGGAAATGGAACAAGACGGGACCTCATCAGGAAAACCTGGGGTAATGTGACCAGTGTCCGAGGGCACCCCATTCTCACATTGTTTGCTTTGGGAATGCCTGTTTTGGTACCTACCCAGAAAGAGATAGACAAGGAGTCCCATAAGAATAATGATATCATTGAAGGAATCTTCTTGGACAGTTCTGAGAACCAAACCCTGAAGATCATCGCAATGACACAGTGGGCTGTGACTTTCTGCCCTAATGCCCTGTTCATTCTCAAGGTGGATGAAGAGATGTTTGTCAATCTACCAAGCTTGGTAGACTATCTTCTCAATCTAAAAGAACACCTCGAAGATATCTATGTAGGAAGAGTTATCCATCAGGTTATACCCAACAGAGATCCTCGTAGCCAAGAATTTGTCCCTCTTAGTGAGTACCCAGAAAAATACTACCCAGATTACTGCAGTGGTGAAGCCTTTATAATATCCCAAGATGTGGCTCGGATGATGTATGTGGTTTTCAAAGAAGTACCCATTATGGTGCCTGCTGATGTATTTGTAGGAATTTGTGCTAAGTCCATTGGCCTTATACCTATCCACAGTTCAAGGTTTTCTGGGAAAAGGCACATCAGATACAACAGATGTTGCTATAAGTTCATTTTTACATCCTCAGAAACTACAGATGCTGAAATGCCCCTGGCATGGAAGGAAATTAATGATGGGAAAGAATGTACACTGTTTGAGACTTACTATGGGCTCATTTCCTGCAAACTTCTGACATACATTGACAGCTTTAAACGTTTTGACATGGACaccataaaaaacaatgcaaTGTATTTTGCTGATTAg
- the PSMD5 gene encoding 26S proteasome non-ATPase regulatory subunit 5 isoform X1, which yields MAAQALALLREVARLDAPLEELRALHSVLQSVPLSELREQAAELHLGPLFSLLNENHREKTTLCVSILERLLQAMEPIHVARNLKVDLQRGLTHPDDSVKILTLSQVGRIVENSDAVTEILNNVELLKQVVYCIGGENLSVAKAAIKSLSRISLTQAGLEALFESNLLDDLKSVMKTNDIVRYRVYELIVEISSVSPESLNYCTTSGLVTQLLRELTGEDVLVRATCIEMVTSLAYTHHGRQYLAQEGVIDQISNIIVGADSDPFSSFYLPGFVKFFGNLAIMDSPQQTCERYPVFVEKVFEMMESQDPTMIGVAVDTVGILGSNVEGKQVLQKTGTRFERLLKRIGHQAKNASTELKIRCLDAVSSLLYLPPEQQTDDLLRMTESWFSSLSQDPLELFRGISNQPFPELHCAALKVFTAIANQPWAQKLMFNSPGFVEYVMDRSVEHDKASKDAKYELVKALANSKTIAEIFGNPNYLRLRTYLSEGPYYVKPVSTTAVEGAE from the exons ATGGCGGCCCAGGCTCTGGCGCTGCTGAGGGAGGTGGCGAGGCTGGACGCGCCCCTGGAGGAGCTGCGTGCGCTTCACTCAGTGCTGCAGTCGGTGCCGCTCAGCGAGCTTCGCGAGCAAGCGGCGGAGCTGCACCTTGGTCCGCTTTTCTCCCTGCTCAACGAGAACCACCG GGAAAAGACTACTTTGTGTGTATCCATTCTGGAAAGACTGCTCCAAGCTATGGAACCAATTCATGTGGCCCGGAACCTCAAGGTTGACCTGCAGAGGGGGTTAACTCACCCCGATGATTCTGTGAAGATCCTCACTCTTTCCCAG gttggAAGAATTGTTGAAAATTCTGATGCAGTTACTGAGATTCTAAATAATGTTGAGTTACTAAAGCAAGTTGTTTATTGCATTGGTGGAGAGAATCTATCAGTAGCTAAAGCG gCCATCAAATCCCTGTCAAGAATATCACTAACCCAGGCTGGATTGGAGGCTTTATTTGAAAGCAATCTGCTGGATGATTTGAAAAGTGTAATGAAAACAAATGATATTGTTCGATACAGGGTATATGAG ctAATTGTAGAGATTTCTTCTGTGTCACCAGAATCTTTAAACTACTGTACCACAAGTGGATTGGTAACCCAGCTCCTGAGAGAACTGACTGGTGAGGATGTGCTAGTCAG AGCCACCTGTATAGAAATGGTGACATCACTGGCATATACTCATCATGGACGACAGTACCTTGCTCAAGAAGGAGTAATTGACCAGATTTCTAATATAATTGTTGGGGCAGATTCAGACCCTTTCTCTAGCTTCTATTTGCCAG GTTTTGTGAAATTTTTTGGAAACCTGGCTATCATGGATAGTCCTCAACAGACCTGTGAGCGTTACCCGGTCTTTGTGGAAAAAGTCTTTGAAATGATGGAAAGTCAGGACCCCACCATGATTGGCGTAGCAGTAGACACAGTTGGAATCCTAGGATCCAATGTTGAAGGGAAACAGGTTTTACAGAAAACAG GAACTCGCTTTGAACGCTTGCTCAAGAGAATAGGACATCAAGCAAAGAATGCTTCGACAGAGCTAAAAATTAGATGTTTAGATGCAGTTTCATCTCTTCTGTACTTACCA CCTGAGCAGCAGACTGATGACCTACTGAGGATGACAGAATCCTGGTTCTCCTCTTTGTCTCAGGACCCACTGGAGCTCTTCCGTGGCATCAGTAATCAACCCTTCCCTGAACTGCACTGTGCTGCCTTAAAAGTGTTCACA GCCATTGCGAACCAACCCTGGGCTCAGAAACTTATGTTTAATAGTCCAGGTTTTGTAGAATATGTGATGGACCGGTCTGTGGAGCATGACAAAGCTTCAAAGGATGCCAAATATGAACTGGTGAAAGCACTTGCCAATTCTAAGACAATTGCAGAAATCTTTGGGAACCCAAACTATTTGAGGCTCAGAACTTACCTAAGCGAAGGTCCATACTATGTGAAACCTGTTTCTACAACAGCAGTAGAAGGAGCTGAATGA
- the PSMD5 gene encoding 26S proteasome non-ATPase regulatory subunit 5 isoform X2: MAAQALALLREVARLDAPLEELRALHSVLQSVPLSELREQAAELHLGPLFSLLNENHREKTTLCVSILERLLQAMEPIHVARNLKVDLQRGLTHPDDSVKILTLSQVGRIVENSDAVTEILNNVELLKQVVYCIGGENLSVAKALIVEISSVSPESLNYCTTSGLVTQLLRELTGEDVLVRATCIEMVTSLAYTHHGRQYLAQEGVIDQISNIIVGADSDPFSSFYLPGFVKFFGNLAIMDSPQQTCERYPVFVEKVFEMMESQDPTMIGVAVDTVGILGSNVEGKQVLQKTGTRFERLLKRIGHQAKNASTELKIRCLDAVSSLLYLPPEQQTDDLLRMTESWFSSLSQDPLELFRGISNQPFPELHCAALKVFTAIANQPWAQKLMFNSPGFVEYVMDRSVEHDKASKDAKYELVKALANSKTIAEIFGNPNYLRLRTYLSEGPYYVKPVSTTAVEGAE, from the exons ATGGCGGCCCAGGCTCTGGCGCTGCTGAGGGAGGTGGCGAGGCTGGACGCGCCCCTGGAGGAGCTGCGTGCGCTTCACTCAGTGCTGCAGTCGGTGCCGCTCAGCGAGCTTCGCGAGCAAGCGGCGGAGCTGCACCTTGGTCCGCTTTTCTCCCTGCTCAACGAGAACCACCG GGAAAAGACTACTTTGTGTGTATCCATTCTGGAAAGACTGCTCCAAGCTATGGAACCAATTCATGTGGCCCGGAACCTCAAGGTTGACCTGCAGAGGGGGTTAACTCACCCCGATGATTCTGTGAAGATCCTCACTCTTTCCCAG gttggAAGAATTGTTGAAAATTCTGATGCAGTTACTGAGATTCTAAATAATGTTGAGTTACTAAAGCAAGTTGTTTATTGCATTGGTGGAGAGAATCTATCAGTAGCTAAAGCG ctAATTGTAGAGATTTCTTCTGTGTCACCAGAATCTTTAAACTACTGTACCACAAGTGGATTGGTAACCCAGCTCCTGAGAGAACTGACTGGTGAGGATGTGCTAGTCAG AGCCACCTGTATAGAAATGGTGACATCACTGGCATATACTCATCATGGACGACAGTACCTTGCTCAAGAAGGAGTAATTGACCAGATTTCTAATATAATTGTTGGGGCAGATTCAGACCCTTTCTCTAGCTTCTATTTGCCAG GTTTTGTGAAATTTTTTGGAAACCTGGCTATCATGGATAGTCCTCAACAGACCTGTGAGCGTTACCCGGTCTTTGTGGAAAAAGTCTTTGAAATGATGGAAAGTCAGGACCCCACCATGATTGGCGTAGCAGTAGACACAGTTGGAATCCTAGGATCCAATGTTGAAGGGAAACAGGTTTTACAGAAAACAG GAACTCGCTTTGAACGCTTGCTCAAGAGAATAGGACATCAAGCAAAGAATGCTTCGACAGAGCTAAAAATTAGATGTTTAGATGCAGTTTCATCTCTTCTGTACTTACCA CCTGAGCAGCAGACTGATGACCTACTGAGGATGACAGAATCCTGGTTCTCCTCTTTGTCTCAGGACCCACTGGAGCTCTTCCGTGGCATCAGTAATCAACCCTTCCCTGAACTGCACTGTGCTGCCTTAAAAGTGTTCACA GCCATTGCGAACCAACCCTGGGCTCAGAAACTTATGTTTAATAGTCCAGGTTTTGTAGAATATGTGATGGACCGGTCTGTGGAGCATGACAAAGCTTCAAAGGATGCCAAATATGAACTGGTGAAAGCACTTGCCAATTCTAAGACAATTGCAGAAATCTTTGGGAACCCAAACTATTTGAGGCTCAGAACTTACCTAAGCGAAGGTCCATACTATGTGAAACCTGTTTCTACAACAGCAGTAGAAGGAGCTGAATGA